A genomic window from Candidatus Woesearchaeota archaeon includes:
- a CDS encoding ScpA family protein, which yields MEQQIFNILFHQDEITWQSLLLELVKQENIDPWDIDISVLANKYIEMVKEMKKADLRISGKVVLAAAILLRIKSQRFLTEDVAQFDNLIDGSEDELLTEDPGMPFMFDRAKYHQLRLIPRTPQPRKRKVSIYDLLDALKRALDVEERRMLRIPRQLKLEIPEKKMDLNELMTQIYMKLLVLFRLDAEKKVTFTSILPDTSKIAKIYTFIPLLHLSTQRKLDLDQPEHFGEISIKVIKENIDKEIEKAVIDAAPDPDSAEAS from the coding sequence ATGGAACAGCAAATTTTTAACATCCTTTTTCATCAAGACGAAATTACGTGGCAAAGTCTTCTTCTCGAATTAGTTAAACAAGAAAACATTGATCCTTGGGACATTGACATTTCTGTGCTTGCCAACAAGTACATCGAGATGGTCAAAGAGATGAAAAAAGCGGACTTGCGCATCTCTGGAAAAGTCGTGCTCGCCGCAGCCATTCTTCTCCGGATTAAGTCACAGCGGTTTCTTACTGAAGATGTTGCCCAGTTTGACAACCTTATCGACGGCAGCGAGGATGAACTGCTCACTGAAGATCCGGGCATGCCGTTCATGTTTGATCGCGCCAAGTATCACCAGCTGCGCCTGATTCCAAGAACTCCCCAGCCAAGAAAACGCAAGGTTTCCATCTATGATCTGCTTGATGCGCTGAAGCGGGCGCTTGACGTCGAAGAGCGGCGCATGCTGCGAATCCCACGCCAGCTCAAGCTCGAAATCCCGGAAAAAAAGATGGACCTCAACGAGCTCATGACACAGATTTACATGAAACTGCTCGTGCTCTTCCGCCTTGACGCTGAAAAAAAAGTCACTTTTACCAGCATTCTTCCGGACACCTCAAAAATCGCTAAGATTTACACATTCATTCCCTTGCTCCATCTCTCAACACAGCGCAAGCTTGACCTTGACCAGCCGGAACATTTCGGCGAAATAAGCATCAAAGTTATCAAAGAAAATATTGACAAGGAAATTGAAAAAGCGGTTATTGACGCAGCTCCTGATCCTGATTCTGCTGAAGCTTCGTAG
- a CDS encoding DNA-3-methyladenine glycosylase I, whose amino-acid sequence MNRCHWVDVNNPLYVEYHDEEWGVPVYDDGKLFEMLILEGAQAGLSWSTVLKKRENYRKAFDCFDARKVAAYGDAKITSLLTNEGIIRNKLKITSAVRNAKIFLDIAKEFGSFSQYIWSFVDSKQITNAVKTFKELPAKTELSDRISTDLKKRGMNFVGSTIIYAFLQAVGVVNDHEVGCFRYREISNQRK is encoded by the coding sequence ATGAACCGCTGCCATTGGGTCGATGTCAACAATCCGCTGTATGTGGAATACCACGACGAAGAATGGGGCGTGCCGGTGTATGATGATGGAAAGCTGTTTGAGATGCTCATTCTCGAAGGCGCGCAGGCAGGCCTGTCATGGAGCACGGTGTTGAAGAAGCGTGAAAACTATCGCAAGGCTTTTGACTGCTTTGATGCCAGAAAAGTGGCGGCGTACGGCGATGCAAAAATAACATCACTGCTCACCAACGAGGGAATTATCAGGAATAAACTAAAAATAACCTCCGCGGTGCGCAATGCAAAAATATTTTTGGATATTGCAAAAGAATTCGGTTCGTTTAGCCAGTACATCTGGTCGTTTGTTGATTCAAAACAAATAACGAATGCAGTTAAAACATTCAAAGAACTGCCGGCAAAAACCGAGCTTTCCGATAGGATTTCAACTGATCTCAAAAAACGCGGGATGAACTTTGTCGGCTCGACCATTATCTACGCCTTTTTGCAGGCGGTGGGCGTGGTGAATGACCATGAAGTTGGGTGCTTTAGGTATAGAGAAATTAGTAATCAGAGAAAATGA